The sequence CAAAGAGTTGTAAATTTTTTACAAAAAAAAGGAATTGAAATAGAGAATAATCCTAACGCTAAAATAGAAAATCAAGTATACAAATTTATTGTTAGAGAATTCAAAACTTATAAGGAAATGCGAGATGCATCTGAGAAAATTTTTTTGCAAAATAAAAAGGAAAAAGAAAAAATAAGAGAAGAACTAATGAAATCAAAAAATGTTCATTCTAGTCATGTTAGAACTAAATCAGAAAATAAATATGGTACAGAAAAAAAAAATAATTTACATAAAGAAAAAAAAATAGTAAATAAATTTCTTAACAAGAAGAAAAAAGAAGATAATAATAAACCTGAACATATCGATACTATATATCAAAAATTAGATGGAGTAATGTTAACAGGAGATAGAATTGATTTATCTCAATTTGAAAAAAAAAGAACAGTAAAACAAGAAAATCAAATTAAAAAAAAACGCAAAAGGATAAAAAAAGAAATTTTTATTAATGAAATAAAAAATATACCTAAAAAACAGGATAAAAATATAAATTTTTTTTCAGAAAAAAAAATAATTGAAAAATCTAAAATTAAAAAAAAATCAAAAAAATTAGTAATTACTGATGAACAAATAGAAAAACAAATTAAAGAAACTTTAGAAAAGTTATCTTCTAAAGGAACAAGATCAAAAGCATCAAAAATTAGAAAAGAAAAAAGACAGAAAAAAGAAAAAATAATTCTTCAACAAAAAGAAATAGAAAATAAAAAAAAAGGTACTTTACTAAAAGTAGCAGAGTTTACAACTGTAAATGAATTAGCATCTATGATGAAAGTAAATGCTACTGATGTTATTATGTCATGTATGTCTTTAGGTATTATGGTAACTATGAATCAAAGATTAGATGCAGAAATATTAACTTTAGTAGCAGATGAATTTGGTTATAATGTAGAATTTGTTGGTTTAGATTTAGAAGAAGCAGTTCAAGACGATAAAGATTTAGAAGAAAATCTAAAACCAAGACCTTCTATAATAACAGTAATGGGACATGTAGATCATGGAAAAACATCTTTATTAGATTATATTAGGAATACTAATGTAATTGCTGGTGAAGCAGGTGGAATTACTCAACATATAGCAGCTTATAGTGTAGAATGTTCTAAAAATAAAAGTATTACTTTTTTAGATACTCCAGGTCATGAAGCTTTCACTGCTATGCGTGCAAGAGGTGCACAAATAACAGATATAGCAATCATAGTAATTGCATCAGATGACCAAGTTATGCCTCAAACAAAAGAAGCAATTAGTCATGCTCAAGCAGCAAATGTCCCTATTATTTTTGTATTTAATAAAATAGATAAACCAAATGCAAACCCTGATAAAATTAGGGAACAATTAGCTAATTTAAATTTTTTAGTAGAAGAATGGGGTGGTAAATATCCATCTCAAGAGATATCATCAAAATTTGGTACTGGAATTGATAAATTATTAGAAAAAGTACTTATAGTAACTGAATTACTGGATTTAAAAGCAAATCCAAATAAACCAGCTATAGGAACAGTCATAGAAGCTTCCTTGGATAAAGGAAGAGGTTATATTACTACTTTACTTTTACAAGGAGGAACTATAAAAGTTGGAGATTATGTATTAGCAGGAAGTAATCATGGAAAAGTAAAAAGTATTTTAGATGAACGAGGAAAATCTATTTCTTCATCTGGACCATCAAAACCTATTACCATATTAGGATTAAATGGAGCTCCTACAGCAGGTGATAAATTTAAAGTATTTAAAGATGAAAAAGAAGCAAAACAACTTGCTTCTAGAAGAGAGCAATTGCAAAGAGAGCAAAATATAAGAGCTCAAAAACATCTTACTTTAGATGAAATAGGAAGACGTATAGCGTTAGGAGATTTTAAAGAATTAAAAATAATTCTTAAAGGAGATGTAGATGGTTCTGTAGAAGCAATTTCTGATGCTCTTCAAAAATTATCTACAAATAATATTATAATAAATATTATTTATAAAGGAGTAGGACAGATTACAGAATCTGATGTATTATTAGCAAGCGCTTCGGATGCAGTTATAATAGGATTTAATGTTCGTCCTAACATTGGTGCTAAAAATATAGAAAAAAAAGAAAATATAGAAATAAGAACTTATTCTATTATATATGATGTCATTAATGATATTCAAGAAGCTATGGATGGAATGCTTTCTCCTGAAATAAGAGAAAAAATATTAGGTAATGCGGAAATTAGAGAAATTTTTAAAATACCAAAAACAGGAACTATAGCTGGATGCATGGTCGTAGAAGGAAAATTATTAAGAAAAGCAAAAGTAAGATTAATTAGAGAAGGTATAGTTATTCATAATGGTGGAGAATTTACTTCTTTAAAACGTTTTAAAGAAGATGTAAAAGAAGTATTAAAAGGGTATGAATGTGGTTTAGGTATAAAAAATTATCTTAATTTAAGATCTGGAGATATAGTAGAAGTATATGAAGAATTATTTACAGATAAAAATTAATATAGTATGATATACAGAACACATAATTGTGGTGAATTATGTATACAAGATGTTGGAAAAACAGTAATTTTATCTGGATGGATTCAAAAAATAAGAAATTTAGGATCTTTATTTTTTATAGATATTAGAGATTATTTTGGAATAACACAACTTTTTTTTTATAAAAAATTTGATAATATTATTTTAAGATTAGGAAAAGAATATCTAATTAAAATAGAAGGTAAAGTAGTTAAAAGATACTCTAAAAATTATAATATTTCTACAGGAGAAATAGAAATTATAGTATCTAAAATAGATATATTAAATTCATCAATAACTACTCCTTTCACTATAGAAGATAAAACAGATGGTAAAGAAGAAGATAGAATGATATATAGATATCTTGATATTAGAAGAAATCCTATAAAAAATAATTTAATTATTCGTCATAATATTACTTTAGAAATACGTAATTATCTATCTCATAATGGTTTTATAGAAATAGAAACTCCTATGTTAATAAATTCAACTCCAGAAGGAGCTAGAAGTTTTGTTGTCCCATCTAGAATACACATTGGAAAATTTTATGCATTACCACAATCACCTCAATTATTTAAACAATTATTAATGATTGGTGGAATAGATAAATATTTTCAAATAGCAAAATGTTTTAGAGATGAAGATGCTC is a genomic window of Blattabacterium cuenoti containing:
- the infB gene encoding translation initiation factor IF-2 encodes the protein MTDKIRLKTVLTKFNISLQRVVNFLQKKGIEIENNPNAKIENQVYKFIVREFKTYKEMRDASEKIFLQNKKEKEKIREELMKSKNVHSSHVRTKSENKYGTEKKNNLHKEKKIVNKFLNKKKKEDNNKPEHIDTIYQKLDGVMLTGDRIDLSQFEKKRTVKQENQIKKKRKRIKKEIFINEIKNIPKKQDKNINFFSEKKIIEKSKIKKKSKKLVITDEQIEKQIKETLEKLSSKGTRSKASKIRKEKRQKKEKIILQQKEIENKKKGTLLKVAEFTTVNELASMMKVNATDVIMSCMSLGIMVTMNQRLDAEILTLVADEFGYNVEFVGLDLEEAVQDDKDLEENLKPRPSIITVMGHVDHGKTSLLDYIRNTNVIAGEAGGITQHIAAYSVECSKNKSITFLDTPGHEAFTAMRARGAQITDIAIIVIASDDQVMPQTKEAISHAQAANVPIIFVFNKIDKPNANPDKIREQLANLNFLVEEWGGKYPSQEISSKFGTGIDKLLEKVLIVTELLDLKANPNKPAIGTVIEASLDKGRGYITTLLLQGGTIKVGDYVLAGSNHGKVKSILDERGKSISSSGPSKPITILGLNGAPTAGDKFKVFKDEKEAKQLASRREQLQREQNIRAQKHLTLDEIGRRIALGDFKELKIILKGDVDGSVEAISDALQKLSTNNIIINIIYKGVGQITESDVLLASASDAVIIGFNVRPNIGAKNIEKKENIEIRTYSIIYDVINDIQEAMDGMLSPEIREKILGNAEIREIFKIPKTGTIAGCMVVEGKLLRKAKVRLIREGIVIHNGGEFTSLKRFKEDVKEVLKGYECGLGIKNYLNLRSGDIVEVYEELFTDKN